Proteins from a genomic interval of Rhodothermus marinus:
- a CDS encoding zinc ribbon domain-containing protein — MPTTMQESATIAEQLRALVRLQLIDTRIDQLEKLRGDLPDEIRDLEDEKAGLETRLEKYKRELKEYEVERRRARLDIEEAETLIKRYEEQQLHVRNNREYDALTKEIEAQRQRIEAAKARLEELERLTEERTAAIQEAEARLKELEEVLQAKRAELQEVMEDTKHEMEQLQAMRAEAEKAVDPRYLRAYKRLRARYRDGRAVVPLERGAAAGYAVPPQQQVEIRQRKRIIACEHTGRIIVDSELFQEVGQELGFTNGSAGSS; from the coding sequence ATGCCCACCACGATGCAGGAGTCGGCCACCATTGCCGAACAGTTGCGGGCGCTGGTTCGGCTGCAGTTGATCGACACCCGGATTGACCAGCTGGAAAAGCTGCGGGGCGATCTGCCCGACGAGATCCGGGACTTGGAGGACGAAAAGGCCGGCCTGGAGACGCGTCTGGAGAAGTACAAGCGGGAGCTCAAGGAGTACGAGGTGGAGCGCCGTCGGGCCCGGCTGGACATCGAGGAGGCGGAGACGCTGATCAAGCGCTACGAGGAGCAGCAGCTCCACGTGCGTAACAACCGCGAGTACGATGCGCTGACCAAGGAGATCGAGGCGCAGCGGCAGCGCATCGAAGCGGCCAAAGCCCGTCTGGAAGAGCTGGAGCGGCTGACGGAAGAGCGGACCGCCGCCATTCAGGAAGCGGAAGCCCGCCTGAAGGAGCTGGAGGAAGTGCTGCAGGCCAAGCGCGCCGAGCTGCAGGAGGTGATGGAAGACACGAAGCACGAGATGGAGCAGTTGCAGGCCATGCGTGCCGAGGCCGAAAAGGCGGTGGATCCGCGTTACCTGCGCGCTTACAAGCGGCTGCGGGCGCGCTACCGGGACGGCCGGGCCGTGGTGCCGCTGGAACGTGGAGCGGCGGCCGGCTATGCGGTGCCGCCCCAGCAGCAGGTGGAAATCCGCCAGCGCAAGCGCATCATCGCCTGCGAGCACACCGGACGCATCATCGTCGACAGCGAGCTGTTCCAAGAGGTTGGCCAGGAACTGGGCTTTACGAACGGCAGCGCGGGATCTTCTTAA
- the nth gene encoding endonuclease III, producing the protein MARTSRARQVLARLRQVIARPQTELHHENPYQLLVAVMLSAQCTDARVNQVTPALFAAFPTVEALAAAEPEDVLPYIRSVSYPNSKARHLVAAARRIRDVFGGEIPASLEALESLPGVGPKTARVVASVAFGVAALPVDTHVYRVAHRIGLVRRARTPLEVERRLKRQLPARDWGEAHHLLILHGRYTCTARQPHCDRCVLTDLCDHYRRLRRLPAPLEGLDPRRGRYFCKRCRRYFDVPVHRTDRYGLEQRSCPACGSMHVFDAKTGRSTKRVPDYRVR; encoded by the coding sequence GTGGCACGTACGTCCCGGGCCCGGCAGGTGCTGGCGCGGTTGCGGCAGGTGATCGCGCGGCCGCAGACCGAGCTGCACCACGAGAATCCCTATCAGCTGCTGGTGGCCGTGATGCTCTCGGCCCAGTGCACCGACGCGCGGGTCAACCAGGTGACGCCGGCGCTGTTTGCGGCGTTTCCGACCGTCGAGGCGCTGGCGGCCGCCGAGCCGGAGGACGTGCTGCCCTACATTCGGTCCGTTTCGTACCCGAACAGCAAGGCGCGGCATCTGGTCGCCGCAGCCCGACGCATCCGCGACGTGTTCGGGGGCGAAATTCCCGCCTCGCTCGAAGCGCTCGAGTCGCTGCCGGGCGTCGGTCCCAAGACGGCCCGCGTGGTGGCCTCGGTCGCCTTCGGGGTGGCCGCCTTGCCCGTCGATACGCACGTCTACCGCGTGGCGCATCGGATCGGGCTGGTGCGGCGGGCCCGCACTCCCCTCGAGGTCGAACGCCGGCTCAAGCGCCAGCTTCCGGCGCGCGACTGGGGCGAGGCCCACCACCTTTTGATCCTGCACGGACGCTACACCTGCACGGCCCGTCAGCCTCACTGTGACCGGTGCGTGCTCACCGACCTGTGCGATCATTACCGGCGGCTTCGTCGGCTACCTGCGCCGCTCGAAGGACTGGATCCGCGTCGGGGACGGTACTTCTGCAAACGGTGCCGGCGCTATTTCGACGTACCCGTGCATCGGACCGACCGCTACGGGCTGGAGCAGAGGAGTTGCCCTGCGTGTGGTTCGATGCATGTATTTGATGCAAAAACCGGTCGTTCGACGAAACGCGTACCGGACTATCGCGTGCGCTAA
- a CDS encoding Lnb N-terminal periplasmic domain-containing protein, whose protein sequence is MRRLLLLLLLVSTAAPAATRPLPLSDSARVALVTILPGRALYAAFGHSALRVYDPVQGIDWLFNYGTFDFSDPWFIPRFVYGQLDYFLSVSDYARSVQFYREVEGRPIVEQWLNLTPAQRDSLVAFLMWNARPENRTYRYDFLFDNCSTRIRDVLERTLGDALRFTHRAPETTFRRLLDPYVADRPLLQLGFYLTLGQRVDRPPTAREVMFLPLELKAAFDEARVRRDTAWLPLVARTDTVFWPTGHRPLPEPAWPWPTVLGWLLFAFGAGATLVAWRRGRPTTTRLDALLFGLVGLVGLLLLLLWVATLHTVTAWNWNLIWAWPPHLVVAVRLWRRRPPAGWERTYLLMTGLLTLLLALGWFFWPQELHPALQPIALLLVVRTAARIAR, encoded by the coding sequence ATGCGTCGTTTGCTTCTGTTGCTGTTGCTGGTATCGACGGCCGCTCCGGCGGCCACGCGTCCGCTCCCCCTTTCCGACAGCGCGCGCGTGGCGCTTGTCACGATCCTGCCCGGTCGCGCCCTCTACGCGGCCTTCGGGCACAGCGCCCTTCGCGTGTACGATCCCGTGCAGGGCATCGACTGGCTTTTCAACTACGGCACGTTCGACTTCAGCGATCCCTGGTTCATCCCGCGGTTCGTCTACGGCCAGCTCGACTATTTCCTGTCGGTGAGCGATTATGCCCGCTCCGTGCAGTTCTATCGTGAGGTGGAAGGCCGCCCGATCGTCGAGCAGTGGTTGAACCTGACCCCGGCGCAGCGCGACTCGCTCGTGGCCTTTCTGATGTGGAACGCCCGCCCGGAAAACCGCACCTACCGCTACGATTTTCTGTTCGACAACTGCTCGACACGCATTCGGGACGTGCTCGAGCGCACGCTGGGCGACGCGTTGCGCTTTACGCACCGGGCGCCGGAGACGACGTTTCGGCGCCTGCTCGATCCGTACGTGGCCGACCGGCCGCTGCTCCAGCTCGGCTTCTATCTGACGCTCGGCCAGCGCGTCGATCGACCACCCACGGCACGCGAGGTGATGTTTCTTCCGCTGGAACTGAAAGCCGCCTTCGATGAGGCCCGGGTGCGCCGCGATACCGCCTGGCTGCCGCTCGTTGCCCGCACCGACACCGTATTCTGGCCCACCGGCCACCGGCCGCTGCCCGAGCCGGCCTGGCCGTGGCCGACCGTGCTGGGCTGGCTGCTCTTTGCCTTCGGCGCGGGTGCGACGCTCGTCGCCTGGCGACGCGGTCGGCCGACCACCACGCGGCTGGACGCCCTGCTGTTCGGCCTGGTCGGACTGGTGGGGCTGCTGTTGCTGCTGCTCTGGGTGGCCACGCTGCACACGGTGACGGCCTGGAACTGGAACCTGATCTGGGCCTGGCCACCGCATCTGGTGGTGGCCGTCCGCCTCTGGCGCCGCCGCCCACCCGCCGGATGGGAACGCACCTATCTACTTATGACGGGCCTGCTCACGCTCCTGTTGGCGCTGGGCTGGTTCTTCTGGCCGCAGGAGCTGCATCCGGCCCTGCAGCCGATCGCCCTGCTGCTGGTGGTGCGCACGGCCGCCCGCATCGCCCGCTGA